The proteins below are encoded in one region of Candidatus Binataceae bacterium:
- a CDS encoding glutamine amidotransferase, with protein MKSAIAIRHVPFEDLGNLAPVLAAHGLASRYLDCGLDEIDGRAAREADLLVILGGPIGAYEDNLYPVLGEELHVLERRLAEGRPTLGICLGAQLIARALGAKVYSGAHKEIGWSALELSAAGKASALRHLQDVEVLHWHGDTFDLPAQAVALASTPVTPNQAFAWGAATLALQFHLEVTAAGLERWFIGHACEISATAGVNLAALRAQSRGCSDKLQGPAHRVLDEWLKRVLAP; from the coding sequence ATGAAGAGCGCGATCGCAATTAGGCACGTTCCCTTCGAAGATCTGGGCAATTTGGCGCCGGTGCTGGCTGCTCACGGCCTGGCCTCGCGCTATCTGGATTGCGGTCTGGATGAAATCGATGGGCGCGCGGCACGAGAGGCCGACTTGCTGGTGATTCTGGGCGGTCCAATCGGGGCCTATGAAGACAATCTCTATCCCGTGCTCGGAGAGGAGTTACACGTGCTGGAGCGGCGGCTGGCCGAGGGCCGGCCGACCTTGGGTATCTGCCTGGGGGCGCAGCTAATCGCACGCGCTTTGGGAGCCAAGGTCTATTCGGGAGCGCACAAGGAGATCGGCTGGTCCGCGCTTGAACTGAGCGCGGCCGGCAAAGCCTCTGCCCTGCGTCACCTGCAGGACGTCGAGGTGCTGCATTGGCACGGCGATACTTTCGATCTGCCGGCGCAAGCAGTCGCGCTGGCTTCCACCCCGGTTACGCCTAATCAAGCCTTTGCCTGGGGCGCGGCGACCCTCGCCCTGCAATTTCACCTGGAGGTCACCGCCGCCGGCCTGGAGCGCTGGTTTATTGGCCACGCCTGCGAGATCTCAGCCACGGCGGGAGTCAACCTCGCGGCCCTGCGCGCTCAAAGCCGCGGTTGCAGCGATAAACTGCAAGGGCCGGCGCACCGCGTCCTGGACGAGTGGCTGAAGCGTGTGCTGGCGCCTTGA
- a CDS encoding Rieske 2Fe-2S domain-containing protein produces MLTREENDLLCQVGPATAMGQMLRQYWTPALRGAQLEADGAPVRVRLLGENFVAFRATDGRVGFFDEGCPHRCTSLALARNEDNALTCIFHGWKIDVSGKVVEVPSEPPERRAEFAAKVRVAHHPVREAGGIVWVYLGARTEPPPFFNFEFTRLPADHVIARRAMVHANWFQGFEGVLDSAHLGQLHQGWIRDDAGNVGIVNDIQLSNASSGPTFEFLERPYGFREGALRDLPDGLRYARIREVVYPYFAFIPTQPGHECATIFSIPIDDYWCYQWYVVYHPDHPLSTEEAKWGTHFLDPSDDPNNFCAALGDVDNLWHQDRAAMKAGHWSGLMHSVPWEDFAIQEAMTPVVDRSREYLGSSDSVIIRVRRTLIEGARAFAQGKPAPGLAQPVDYSRIRALSVKFPPQRSWRELSAFDAPRP; encoded by the coding sequence ATGCTGACTCGCGAAGAAAACGATTTGCTATGCCAGGTCGGACCCGCCACTGCGATGGGTCAAATGCTGCGCCAGTATTGGACCCCGGCGCTGCGCGGCGCTCAGCTCGAGGCCGACGGCGCGCCGGTGCGCGTGCGACTGCTAGGCGAAAATTTTGTCGCCTTTCGCGCAACCGATGGGCGCGTGGGCTTTTTCGACGAAGGCTGCCCCCATCGCTGTACCTCGCTGGCGTTGGCGCGCAACGAAGATAATGCGCTGACCTGCATCTTCCACGGCTGGAAAATTGACGTCTCGGGCAAGGTGGTCGAAGTCCCTTCCGAGCCGCCGGAGCGGCGTGCCGAATTTGCCGCCAAGGTGCGGGTTGCCCACCATCCAGTACGCGAGGCCGGCGGGATTGTCTGGGTCTATCTCGGTGCTCGCACCGAGCCACCGCCCTTCTTCAATTTCGAGTTCACCCGCCTGCCGGCCGACCATGTGATCGCGCGGCGTGCGATGGTGCATGCCAACTGGTTTCAGGGCTTCGAGGGCGTGCTCGATTCGGCTCACCTCGGCCAGCTCCATCAGGGCTGGATTCGCGACGACGCCGGCAACGTCGGGATTGTCAACGACATTCAGCTCTCCAACGCCAGCAGCGGCCCGACTTTCGAGTTTCTCGAGCGCCCCTATGGCTTTCGTGAAGGCGCTCTACGCGATCTGCCCGACGGGCTACGCTATGCCCGCATCCGCGAGGTCGTCTATCCCTACTTCGCCTTCATTCCGACCCAACCCGGGCATGAATGCGCCACCATCTTCTCGATCCCAATCGACGATTACTGGTGCTATCAGTGGTACGTCGTTTACCATCCTGACCATCCGCTGAGCACTGAAGAGGCCAAGTGGGGCACCCATTTTTTGGATCCCAGCGACGACCCCAATAACTTTTGCGCCGCCCTGGGCGATGTCGACAACCTCTGGCATCAGGATCGCGCGGCGATGAAAGCCGGTCACTGGAGCGGCCTGATGCATTCGGTGCCGTGGGAAGATTTCGCAATTCAGGAAGCCATGACACCGGTCGTGGATCGCAGCCGCGAGTACCTGGGCAGCAGCGACTCGGTGATTATCCGGGTGCGCCGCACGTTGATCGAAGGGGCGCGCGCCTTTGCCCAGGGCAAGCCCGCACCGGGCTTGGCGCAGCCCGTCGATTACTCGCGCATCCGCGCGCTCTCGGTGAAGTTTCCACCCCAGCGGAGCTGGCGCGAGCTGAGCGCTTTTGACGCGCCACGGCCCTGA
- a CDS encoding Rieske 2Fe-2S domain-containing protein produces MLTRAENELLTRVGPGTPMGEMLREYWNPAVRAEALEADGAPVRVRMFGENFIAFRASDGRVGFFDEGCPHRCTSLALARNEDNALTCIFHGWKIDVSGKVVEVPSEPPERRAEFAAKVRVRHYPVREAGTIVWVYLGKREQPPPFFNFEPTNLPAGHVKVWRAINHANWVQGLEGLIDSAHVGQLHQGQIRSGAKDRGIANDFRMTNATGAPMFELEDCSYGFREAAMRPLPDGSRYVRIRQFVWPYFAFIPTPPGSEMALVAPVPIDDEWMAQWYIVYRPDHPLSREEQLWCDHFVEGDDPDNFAAAGGMDQNWTQDRAKMKEGHWSGITRSVPFEDFAMQEGQGPIVDRSREYLGHSDQIIIRTRRKLIEGARAFAKGAPPLGLAQPQDYSRLRSMSTQLPMERNWRELDPASVPW; encoded by the coding sequence ATGTTGACACGCGCCGAAAACGAATTGCTTACCCGGGTGGGACCCGGCACCCCGATGGGCGAGATGCTGCGCGAATACTGGAATCCGGCGGTACGCGCGGAGGCCTTGGAAGCGGACGGAGCGCCGGTCCGGGTGCGCATGTTCGGCGAGAATTTCATTGCCTTTCGAGCTAGCGACGGACGGGTCGGGTTTTTCGACGAAGGTTGCCCCCATCGCTGTACCTCGCTGGCGCTGGCGCGCAACGAAGACAACGCGCTGACCTGCATCTTTCACGGCTGGAAAATCGACGTCTCGGGCAAGGTGGTCGAAGTCCCTTCCGAGCCGCCGGAGCGGCGTGCCGAATTCGCCGCCAAGGTGCGGGTGCGCCATTATCCGGTGCGCGAGGCCGGCACGATCGTGTGGGTCTATCTGGGCAAGCGCGAGCAGCCGCCGCCCTTCTTCAATTTTGAGCCGACCAATCTGCCCGCCGGTCACGTCAAGGTGTGGCGTGCGATCAATCACGCCAATTGGGTGCAAGGGTTGGAGGGGCTGATCGATTCAGCCCACGTAGGCCAGCTCCATCAGGGCCAGATCCGCAGCGGCGCCAAGGATCGGGGAATCGCCAACGACTTTCGCATGACCAACGCCACCGGCGCCCCCATGTTCGAGCTCGAGGATTGTAGCTACGGTTTTCGCGAGGCGGCGATGCGGCCGCTGCCCGACGGCAGCCGCTACGTACGCATCCGCCAGTTCGTGTGGCCCTACTTTGCCTTCATTCCGACTCCGCCAGGCTCCGAAATGGCACTGGTCGCGCCGGTGCCGATTGACGACGAATGGATGGCGCAGTGGTACATCGTCTATCGCCCCGACCATCCGCTCTCGCGCGAAGAGCAATTATGGTGCGACCATTTCGTCGAGGGCGACGACCCGGACAACTTCGCCGCGGCCGGAGGGATGGACCAAAACTGGACCCAGGATCGCGCTAAAATGAAGGAAGGGCACTGGAGTGGCATTACGCGCTCGGTGCCGTTCGAGGATTTTGCGATGCAGGAAGGGCAGGGACCAATCGTCGATCGCAGCCGCGAATACCTGGGCCACAGCGACCAGATCATCATCCGCACCCGGCGCAAACTGATCGAGGGGGCGCGCGCTTTCGCTAAAGGCGCACCGCCGCTGGGGCTGGCTCAACCTCAGGATTACAGCCGCTTGCGCTCGATGTCCACGCAACTGCCGATGGAGCGTAACTGGCGCGAGTTGGACCCGGCCTCGGTACCCTGGTGA
- a CDS encoding NADH-quinone oxidoreductase subunit C: MTISLPVFRNGEATPLDGVPCLGIAEFRAQILSAVRTGYRLTALFGMPAEDAQVQLIAILADSVAARLIALRAEVKDAYPCLTVECPQAHWFEREIAEQWDIEPQGHPWLKPLRFQPPYRSHHGTNSPLAGVTEFFQVHGQEVHAVAVGPVHAGIIEPGHFRFECRGERVLHLEIALGYQHRGVEAALIGGPNKRTIHLIETLSGDSSIGHASAYCEALEGLSASAAPARAQILRGIALELERIANHAGDLGALAGDVGYLPTAAYCGRIRGDILNLTAAICGSRFGRGMLRPGGILFDVDAQLAMELSRRLEQALKDLADATRLMWDSPSVQARFEDTGVISRDVCETLGLVGPVARACGVERDIRLDFPSGIFRFAQIPISTCKTGDVFARAWMRWLEIERSAVFVREQLASLPGGPPRVSLAPLRPAHLVVALSEGWRGEIAHIAITDHAGRFAAYKVVDPSFHNWIGLAIAMRAQQISDFPLCNKSFNLSYCGHDL; this comes from the coding sequence ATGACGATTTCCTTGCCGGTATTTCGCAACGGCGAAGCCACGCCGCTGGATGGCGTGCCCTGCCTTGGGATCGCTGAGTTCAGAGCCCAAATCCTCTCCGCGGTGCGCACCGGTTATCGCCTGACCGCGCTGTTCGGCATGCCCGCGGAAGATGCTCAGGTCCAATTGATCGCCATACTGGCCGACTCGGTAGCCGCTAGGCTGATCGCGCTGCGAGCCGAAGTCAAGGACGCCTATCCTTGCCTAACCGTCGAATGCCCGCAAGCACATTGGTTCGAGCGCGAAATCGCCGAGCAGTGGGACATCGAGCCGCAGGGCCATCCCTGGCTGAAACCGCTGCGCTTTCAACCGCCCTATCGATCGCACCATGGTACGAATTCTCCGCTCGCGGGCGTAACCGAGTTTTTCCAGGTTCACGGGCAAGAAGTCCACGCGGTCGCAGTGGGCCCCGTGCACGCCGGGATTATCGAGCCCGGCCATTTTCGCTTTGAATGCCGCGGTGAAAGAGTTCTGCATCTGGAAATTGCGCTGGGCTATCAGCATCGCGGAGTCGAGGCCGCGCTGATTGGCGGGCCCAATAAACGCACCATCCACTTGATCGAGACGCTATCGGGAGACAGCTCCATAGGGCACGCGAGTGCCTATTGCGAAGCTTTAGAGGGGTTAAGCGCGAGCGCGGCTCCAGCCCGCGCGCAAATTCTGCGCGGGATCGCGCTGGAATTGGAACGGATCGCCAACCACGCGGGAGACCTCGGGGCGCTAGCCGGGGACGTCGGCTACCTGCCGACGGCCGCCTATTGCGGCCGTATCCGCGGCGATATTCTGAATCTCACCGCAGCTATCTGCGGTAGCCGATTTGGTCGCGGTATGCTCAGACCCGGCGGCATTTTATTCGATGTGGATGCGCAACTTGCCATGGAGCTGTCGCGCCGCCTGGAGCAAGCCTTGAAAGACCTCGCGGATGCTACCCGGCTGATGTGGGATTCGCCCTCGGTCCAAGCGCGTTTTGAAGATACCGGCGTGATCAGCCGCGACGTTTGCGAAACGCTGGGACTTGTCGGCCCCGTCGCCCGCGCTTGCGGGGTCGAGCGCGATATCCGATTGGATTTTCCCAGCGGCATCTTCAGATTTGCTCAGATTCCGATTTCGACTTGCAAGACCGGCGATGTCTTCGCTCGGGCCTGGATGCGGTGGCTGGAAATCGAGCGCTCTGCCGTGTTCGTCCGCGAACAATTGGCGTCGCTTCCCGGGGGCCCGCCGCGGGTCTCGTTGGCCCCGCTCAGGCCCGCGCACCTGGTGGTTGCTCTCAGCGAGGGCTGGCGCGGGGAGATTGCGCACATCGCGATCACCGACCATGCCGGACGGTTTGCAGCATATAAGGTAGTCGACCCCTCCTTTCACAACTGGATCGGCCTTGCGATCGCAATGCGCGCTCAGCAGATCTCCGACTTTCCGCTATGCAACAAGAGCTTTAACCTTTCCTATTGCGGTCACGACTTGTGA
- a CDS encoding proton-conducting transporter membrane subunit codes for MIALLLLIPACSAVAAFFVASDRGRRALLIGAAGSNAGLSLATWIVQPAPVLGGWLAEDALGRLIETLTSLLFLAVAIYAVAYLAEEQRQPHNDFEEGFIFSNAREASFTGCLLLFLAAMTLVALSQQLALLWVAVEATTLASAPLIYFHRHHRSLEAVWKYLLICSVGIALALLGIFFLAVAATNRDGSSIALTLSELILNARQLSGPWFKAAFLLLLVGYGTKMGLAPFHAWLPDAHSEAPSVASALLSGALLNCAFLGILRVQQISVAAGLAPFGDRLLLLFGLLSMAVAAVFISGQTDYKRMLAYSSVEHMGILAVGVGLGGAAVFGAVLHIINHSLTKAMLFLVAGNLLAVNRTKNTAEISGALTLMPVSGALWVFGLFAIIGSPPFGPFLSEFVILKAAIDQGHVLVAVIYLLLLAVIVAAMTAPALAMAQGAPAKGALPPATRSVALSAVPTTLGLAVLVMGLYLPPVLARALREAVRHLG; via the coding sequence ATGATTGCGTTGCTCCTGCTCATACCGGCTTGCAGCGCCGTCGCGGCTTTTTTCGTGGCCTCGGACCGTGGTCGCCGCGCGCTTTTGATTGGCGCCGCCGGCTCCAATGCTGGATTAAGCCTTGCCACCTGGATTGTTCAGCCGGCGCCGGTATTGGGCGGCTGGCTGGCCGAGGACGCGCTGGGCAGACTGATCGAGACCCTTACCAGTCTGCTGTTTTTAGCGGTCGCGATTTACGCGGTAGCCTATCTGGCTGAAGAACAACGGCAACCGCACAACGATTTCGAAGAAGGCTTCATTTTCTCCAACGCGCGCGAGGCGAGTTTTACCGGATGTCTGCTGCTGTTCTTGGCGGCGATGACCCTGGTCGCCCTCAGTCAGCAGCTCGCTTTGCTCTGGGTCGCGGTCGAAGCAACTACTCTGGCCAGCGCCCCGCTCATCTACTTTCACCGCCACCATCGCTCGTTGGAAGCGGTTTGGAAGTACCTGCTGATCTGTTCGGTAGGAATCGCGCTGGCGCTACTGGGCATTTTCTTTTTGGCCGTGGCGGCGACCAATCGCGACGGAAGCAGCATCGCGCTGACCCTATCCGAGCTCATTCTGAACGCGCGCCAGCTCAGCGGCCCCTGGTTCAAGGCGGCGTTTTTGTTGTTGCTGGTGGGCTATGGAACCAAGATGGGGTTGGCCCCATTTCACGCCTGGCTCCCTGACGCGCACAGCGAGGCCCCTTCGGTGGCATCAGCCCTTCTATCGGGGGCGCTACTCAATTGCGCCTTTCTGGGCATTTTGCGAGTCCAGCAAATTTCCGTGGCCGCTGGACTTGCGCCGTTCGGTGACCGGCTATTGTTGTTGTTCGGTCTGCTTTCGATGGCGGTAGCGGCGGTGTTTATTTCGGGGCAAACCGACTATAAACGCATGCTTGCCTACTCCAGTGTCGAGCACATGGGGATTCTCGCGGTCGGGGTCGGCTTGGGCGGTGCCGCGGTCTTCGGCGCGGTGCTTCACATCATTAATCATTCCTTGACCAAGGCGATGCTCTTTTTGGTCGCCGGTAACCTGTTGGCGGTTAATCGGACCAAAAACACCGCGGAAATAAGCGGAGCGCTGACCTTGATGCCGGTGTCGGGAGCGTTGTGGGTGTTCGGTCTATTCGCGATCATCGGCTCGCCGCCTTTCGGCCCGTTCCTGAGCGAATTTGTTATTTTAAAAGCCGCGATCGATCAGGGCCACGTTTTAGTCGCCGTGATCTACTTGTTGCTTTTGGCCGTCATTGTGGCCGCGATGACGGCTCCGGCGCTGGCCATGGCGCAAGGCGCGCCCGCCAAGGGTGCACTCCCACCAGCGACCAGAAGCGTGGCCCTGAGTGCAGTTCCGACGACGCTGGGATTGGCGGTCCTGGTAATGGGGCTTTACCTGCCCCCAGTCCTGGCGCGCGCGCTGCGTGAGGCCGTGCGCCACCTCGGTTGA
- a CDS encoding NADH-quinone oxidoreductase subunit H, whose protein sequence is MSAGSPIPLVVALLLAPLMQGVIVRTKSVMAGRTGQALLQPYREVWKLLRKGAVYSQTTSSVFRLGPVIGLAAVVLALTLVPLGSFSGLASFWGDFVVLAYLLGLGRFFTVLAALDTGSSFEGMGASREVTFAALAEAAFLLSLAGLVRATGELSLTAILTSLSATSWAHAAPRLGLALAALVIVGLSENARIPVDDPTTHLELTMIHEVMVLDHGGPDLAMIEYGAALKMWLFASIIGAVAVPWHAGCGWIDLGLGVGAIMGMAILTGLIESAMARLRLLRVPQLLLTAIVLAGLALAL, encoded by the coding sequence ATGAGTGCCGGTTCTCCGATACCACTGGTTGTCGCGCTGCTTCTGGCACCGCTGATGCAGGGGGTGATCGTCCGTACCAAGTCGGTGATGGCTGGACGCACCGGGCAAGCACTGCTCCAGCCCTATCGAGAGGTATGGAAGTTGCTGCGCAAGGGCGCGGTTTATAGTCAAACTACCTCCTCGGTCTTCCGCTTGGGTCCGGTCATTGGGCTAGCCGCCGTGGTGCTGGCCCTGACCCTGGTGCCGTTGGGAAGCTTCAGCGGGTTGGCGTCGTTTTGGGGCGATTTTGTCGTACTGGCGTATTTGCTAGGGCTCGGGCGCTTTTTTACGGTGCTAGCGGCGCTAGATACCGGCTCCAGCTTCGAAGGCATGGGGGCCAGCCGCGAGGTCACCTTCGCGGCTTTGGCAGAGGCGGCTTTTCTGTTGTCGTTGGCGGGATTAGTTCGCGCCACCGGCGAGCTGTCGCTCACTGCGATACTTACCTCGCTCAGTGCCACCAGTTGGGCCCACGCCGCGCCTCGGCTCGGATTGGCGCTGGCCGCGTTGGTAATCGTCGGCCTGAGCGAAAACGCTAGGATCCCGGTTGACGATCCAACTACGCATCTGGAATTGACAATGATCCACGAAGTAATGGTGCTCGATCACGGCGGGCCGGATCTGGCCATGATTGAGTATGGCGCGGCGCTCAAGATGTGGCTATTCGCCAGTATCATCGGCGCGGTCGCGGTACCCTGGCACGCCGGCTGTGGATGGATCGATCTCGGGCTCGGCGTCGGCGCAATCATGGGCATGGCGATCCTGACAGGCCTGATTGAGTCCGCGATGGCGCGCCTGCGCTTGTTGCGGGTACCGCAGTTGTTACTCACCGCAATCGTGCTGGCTGGGCTGGCATTGGCCCTTTGA
- a CDS encoding proton-conducting transporter membrane subunit, which produces MTALLGSLSLFAAGALASLLLSRRGRWSTYCGAGAIVAGAGLGLVPALHAVLGGAPQSFRLAWDVPYGSLDLRLDALSAFFLLPIFVIAPLAALYGSRYLEAYRGHKALAPQWFFLNLLVASMVMVVLARNALLFLMAWELMALTSFFLVTFEDEQAAVRQAGWIYLVASHIGTAFLFVLFILLGRTNGSLDFDRFSAAPGTGVLFVLALIGFGTKAGFVPLHVWLPEAHPAAPSHVSAIMSAVMIKTGIYGLLRILTLLGPAQAWWGWTLCLIGLSSGILGVLLALAQPDLKRLLAYSSVENIGIIALGLGVGVIGVSMDRPVVAVAGFAGALLHVLNHALFKSLLFLGAGNLAHATHTRQIDRLGGLLSKMPGTGATFLVGAAAVSGLPPLNGFIGEFLIYVASFKGVLSLNPSQRAPMLATIAGLALIGGLAAACFTRAFGMVFLGHPRSQAAERANEAKVAMLVPVFALAGACLLVGLCGAAVIRSMDAVVATATGLPSLKVTAALAHQAGVVAMVCDFGAAALLLTALLSAARAKMLAGREVRIAPTWDCGYASPSARMQYTASSFAQPLTDSFAMLLKTRQVFTVVGSGIFPQHAEFRSHTDDPYQRYLFGPLFRRISRAMGSLRPFQQGKVQLYVLYIAVTLLLLFLWQIA; this is translated from the coding sequence GTGACGGCGCTGCTCGGCTCGTTGTCGCTCTTTGCCGCTGGCGCCTTGGCCTCGCTGCTCTTGTCCCGGCGAGGCCGCTGGTCCACCTATTGCGGCGCTGGCGCGATCGTCGCGGGTGCCGGATTGGGACTAGTACCCGCACTGCACGCGGTCCTGGGCGGTGCGCCGCAGTCATTTCGGCTCGCTTGGGATGTCCCTTACGGTAGCCTGGATCTGCGCTTGGACGCGCTCTCGGCCTTTTTTTTGTTACCGATTTTCGTGATCGCGCCACTCGCCGCGCTCTATGGTAGCCGGTACCTGGAAGCTTATCGTGGGCACAAGGCACTCGCCCCGCAGTGGTTTTTTCTCAACTTGCTGGTGGCCAGCATGGTGATGGTGGTGCTGGCGCGCAACGCGCTGCTCTTTCTAATGGCCTGGGAGCTGATGGCGCTTACCTCGTTTTTTTTGGTGACCTTTGAGGACGAACAGGCGGCAGTGCGCCAAGCCGGCTGGATCTATCTGGTCGCCAGCCACATCGGCACCGCCTTTCTTTTCGTTCTGTTCATTTTGCTGGGCAGGACGAACGGCTCCCTGGATTTCGATCGCTTCAGCGCCGCCCCGGGAACCGGAGTGCTGTTCGTGCTGGCGCTGATCGGCTTTGGCACCAAGGCAGGCTTCGTGCCGCTGCATGTATGGCTGCCCGAAGCCCATCCCGCCGCGCCCAGTCACGTCTCGGCGATCATGTCCGCGGTCATGATCAAAACTGGCATTTACGGCCTGCTACGCATCCTGACCTTGCTCGGACCTGCGCAGGCCTGGTGGGGGTGGACGCTGTGCCTGATCGGGTTGAGTTCGGGAATTCTGGGCGTCCTGCTCGCGCTGGCGCAACCCGACCTCAAGCGGTTGCTGGCCTATTCCAGCGTCGAAAACATCGGCATCATCGCGCTTGGCCTCGGCGTGGGAGTTATCGGCGTGAGCATGGACCGGCCGGTGGTCGCGGTGGCGGGTTTTGCCGGCGCGCTGCTGCACGTGCTCAACCATGCGTTGTTCAAAAGCCTGCTTTTCCTGGGCGCGGGTAACCTTGCCCATGCCACCCACACGCGCCAAATCGACCGCCTGGGCGGGCTCTTGAGCAAGATGCCGGGGACGGGCGCAACCTTTCTGGTCGGCGCAGCGGCGGTCTCGGGTTTGCCGCCATTGAACGGATTTATCGGCGAGTTCCTGATCTACGTGGCTAGCTTTAAAGGTGTGCTCTCCCTGAACCCCTCCCAGCGCGCGCCCATGCTTGCCACCATTGCCGGACTGGCCCTGATCGGCGGCTTGGCGGCCGCTTGTTTCACTAGGGCTTTCGGAATGGTGTTTCTGGGTCACCCGCGCAGCCAAGCAGCGGAACGTGCCAATGAGGCCAAGGTGGCGATGCTGGTACCCGTTTTCGCGCTGGCCGGGGCGTGCCTGTTGGTGGGACTATGCGGCGCCGCGGTCATCCGCTCGATGGACGCGGTAGTAGCCACGGCCACCGGCCTGCCCTCGCTGAAGGTGACGGCCGCTCTCGCACATCAAGCCGGCGTGGTGGCGATGGTCTGCGACTTTGGCGCAGCGGCGCTGCTGCTGACCGCATTGCTGAGCGCGGCCAGGGCCAAGATGTTGGCCGGTCGCGAGGTCCGCATTGCCCCGACGTGGGACTGCGGTTATGCCAGCCCGTCGGCGCGCATGCAATACACCGCTTCCTCATTCGCGCAACCGCTGACAGACAGTTTCGCCATGCTCCTGAAAACCCGCCAGGTCTTCACTGTGGTGGGGTCGGGGATTTTTCCCCAACACGCGGAGTTTCGCTCCCACACCGACGACCCTTATCAGCGCTATCTGTTTGGACCCCTCTTTCGTCGGATTAGCCGGGCAATGGGCAGTTTGCGACCGTTTCAACAGGGCAAAGTGCAGCTTTATGTCCTGTATATCGCAGTGACCCTGCTCCTGCTCTTTCTTTGGCAGATCGCCTGA
- a CDS encoding PTS sugar transporter subunit IIA, with product MHLNIRQASKILSVSEKKVNQWIERGILRSDSVNHHSQLHRSDLLEQTCSREIDIRAEIFGPLDTKAGPELSLVDALGRGGVFRASGEADKPTVLRAMVGALAIPSTVDREAVAQVLLAREALGSTAIGQGIAIPHVRRPILLDGSRGSLSLFYFDRGIDFDAPDGQPVHAVFLLLSPTARIHLRLLSQLSFALYDERLRAALARQAQAAEVIQEVRRVELAGGQPGARAARVS from the coding sequence ATGCATCTGAATATTCGCCAAGCCTCAAAAATTCTTAGTGTTTCCGAAAAGAAGGTCAATCAATGGATTGAGCGCGGCATCCTACGCTCGGATTCCGTCAACCACCACAGCCAACTTCACCGCAGCGATTTGTTGGAACAAACCTGCTCGCGCGAGATCGACATTCGGGCCGAAATTTTCGGACCACTCGATACCAAGGCCGGGCCCGAATTGTCGCTGGTCGATGCGTTGGGCCGCGGCGGCGTCTTTCGCGCCTCCGGGGAGGCCGACAAGCCGACCGTGTTGCGCGCCATGGTCGGCGCCCTGGCGATACCCTCGACGGTTGACCGCGAGGCGGTGGCGCAAGTTTTGCTGGCCCGCGAGGCGCTGGGCTCCACCGCCATCGGCCAAGGCATTGCCATCCCGCATGTCCGCCGGCCGATCCTCCTGGACGGCTCGCGCGGTTCGCTCTCGCTCTTCTACTTCGATCGCGGGATCGATTTCGACGCTCCCGACGGTCAACCGGTCCACGCGGTTTTTCTGCTCCTCAGCCCCACCGCTCGCATTCATCTGCGTTTGCTGTCGCAACTGTCGTTTGCGCTGTACGATGAGCGGCTCCGCGCGGCTTTGGCACGGCAGGCGCAGGCGGCGGAAGTCATCCAGGAAGTGCGGCGAGTGGAACTTGCTGGTGGGCAGCCCGGCGCTCGCGCCGCGCGTGTATCGTGA
- a CDS encoding pentapeptide repeat-containing protein has protein sequence MAKIIRFEPFAWRSQTTLHAVFTAGEKSHLHDQVFRGCELDRVDFSEANLCEAVFFRVSLSGCDFSRADLRGASFVGCDLRGANFTQAVFGQTRFDNSWLIDVRGLSHWMIGYLRSHGGLLWPS, from the coding sequence ATGGCTAAGATAATCCGCTTCGAACCTTTCGCTTGGCGTTCCCAAACCACTTTGCACGCGGTGTTCACGGCCGGCGAAAAGAGTCATTTGCACGATCAGGTATTCCGAGGCTGCGAGCTGGACCGGGTCGATTTTTCCGAGGCGAATTTGTGCGAGGCGGTCTTTTTCAGAGTTTCGCTAAGCGGTTGCGATTTTTCGCGGGCTGACCTGCGCGGCGCGAGTTTTGTGGGGTGCGATCTGCGCGGCGCCAACTTCACGCAGGCGGTTTTTGGCCAGACCCGCTTTGATAACAGTTGGCTTATCGACGTGCGCGGGTTGTCGCATTGGATGATTGGTTACCTCAGAAGCCACGGCGGTTTGTTGTGGCCATCATGA